Proteins encoded together in one Flavobacterium keumense window:
- a CDS encoding sensor histidine kinase yields the protein MYFSDRRNTTRWVIILVSFCIISLILWNTYTFFQIFKNEERLKMNLWAKAQKTLINADENTDVELPLQIFSTNSSIPIILTEKDKIINTVNIDDKIIANRAESVRFLATLKNENDPIVIEYAPGKFQKLYYGNSALLNKLKYYPIALVLIIVLFAALVYNFYRSTKMATQNKLWAGMAKETAHQIGTPLSSLIGWIELLKSENIAESTTLEIEKDIERLQTITDRFSKIGSEPKLENQDIIAVTQETFNYLQSRFSKQIVFSFQAPELPVFVLFNATLHSWTIENLVKNAIDAMKGKGHLDLVVEQEGDSVKIKVSDTGIGIPKKQFKTIFEPGFTTKKRGWGLGLSLTKRIVEEYHKGRIKVVQSEIGKGTTIQLSYKKSESI from the coding sequence ATGTATTTTTCGGATAGGCGCAATACCACCCGTTGGGTGATTATTTTGGTTTCGTTTTGTATTATTTCATTGATACTTTGGAATACCTATACTTTTTTCCAAATTTTTAAAAATGAAGAGCGTCTAAAAATGAATCTTTGGGCAAAGGCTCAAAAAACATTAATCAATGCCGATGAAAATACGGATGTGGAACTACCGCTTCAAATTTTCAGCACCAACTCGTCTATTCCAATTATTTTGACTGAAAAAGACAAGATCATTAATACGGTGAATATTGATGATAAAATCATTGCAAATAGAGCAGAATCGGTTCGATTTTTAGCTACACTTAAAAATGAGAACGACCCTATTGTCATTGAATATGCACCGGGTAAGTTTCAAAAGTTATATTATGGCAATTCGGCTTTGTTGAATAAATTAAAATATTATCCAATTGCTTTAGTTTTGATTATTGTTTTGTTTGCTGCTTTGGTGTATAATTTTTACCGAAGTACCAAAATGGCTACTCAAAACAAACTTTGGGCTGGAATGGCTAAGGAAACAGCGCACCAAATTGGAACACCTCTTTCGTCATTAATTGGTTGGATTGAACTGCTTAAATCCGAAAATATAGCAGAATCCACGACTCTCGAAATTGAAAAAGATATTGAGCGATTGCAAACTATTACTGATCGTTTTTCTAAAATCGGGTCGGAACCCAAATTAGAAAACCAAGATATTATTGCAGTAACACAAGAAACTTTTAATTATTTACAGTCTCGTTTTTCAAAACAAATCGTGTTTTCTTTTCAGGCGCCTGAGTTGCCTGTTTTTGTTTTGTTCAATGCTACGTTGCACAGTTGGACCATTGAAAATTTAGTTAAAAATGCCATTGATGCGATGAAAGGCAAGGGTCATTTGGATTTGGTTGTTGAACAGGAAGGGGATTCAGTAAAAATTAAGGTTTCTGATACGGGAATTGGGATTCCTAAAAAGCAATTCAAAACCATATTTGAACCAGGTTTTACTACCAAGAAAAGAGGCTGGGGTCTAGGATTATCGTTGACCAAAAGAATTGTGGAAGAATACCACAAAGGCCGTATCAAAGTAGTGCAGTCAGAAATAGGTAAAGGGACTACGATACAATTGAGTTATAAAAAAAGCGAATCAATTTAA
- the tyrS gene encoding tyrosine--tRNA ligase has protein sequence MKNLVEELQWRGLVHDIMPGTEEQLLKEMTTTYIGFDPTSDSLHIGSLVPILLLVHLKNFGHKPIALVGGATGMIGDPSGKSDERNLLDEVTLAHNVEGIKAVLSRFLDFNSKDVNAPVLVNNYDWMKDLSFINFARDVGKRITVNYMMAKDSVKKRLSGEGEGMSFTEFTYQLIQGYDFYHLHKEYNCLLQMGGSDQWGNITTGTELVRRMNAEGAKAYAMTCPLITKADGSKFGKSEGGNVWLTADKTSVYKFYQFWLNTTDVDAEKYIKIFTFLDKATIESLIAEHQVAPHLRVLQRKLAEEVTTFVHSKEELDKAIQASNILFGNASATDLKQLDEATFLEVFDGVPQAEIAKSEIENGLDIVTVLNEKTGFFKSNGEARRALTANSISVNKEKITEAYQLSTNDLINNQFVLLQSGKKNYFIVRVK, from the coding sequence ATGAAAAATTTAGTAGAAGAATTACAATGGCGTGGGTTGGTTCATGATATCATGCCGGGAACCGAAGAACAACTATTGAAAGAAATGACAACGACCTATATTGGATTTGATCCAACATCTGATTCGTTGCATATTGGAAGTTTGGTGCCTATTTTATTGTTAGTTCATTTGAAAAATTTTGGACATAAACCGATTGCTTTAGTAGGAGGTGCAACAGGAATGATTGGAGACCCATCAGGGAAATCAGATGAGAGAAATTTGTTGGACGAAGTTACTTTGGCACACAATGTAGAAGGCATCAAAGCGGTACTTTCTCGTTTCTTGGATTTTAATTCGAAGGATGTAAACGCGCCTGTTTTAGTAAATAATTACGATTGGATGAAGGATTTGTCGTTCATCAATTTTGCCCGTGATGTGGGTAAACGTATTACCGTGAACTACATGATGGCAAAAGATTCGGTAAAGAAACGATTGTCTGGCGAAGGGGAAGGAATGTCATTTACTGAGTTTACGTACCAATTGATTCAAGGATACGATTTTTATCATTTACATAAAGAATACAACTGTTTACTGCAAATGGGAGGTTCTGATCAATGGGGTAATATTACTACTGGAACCGAATTAGTACGTCGTATGAATGCCGAAGGTGCCAAAGCGTATGCCATGACTTGTCCTTTGATTACAAAAGCAGACGGATCTAAATTTGGAAAATCGGAAGGTGGGAATGTGTGGTTGACAGCGGATAAAACTTCGGTGTATAAATTTTACCAATTTTGGTTGAATACGACCGATGTGGATGCTGAAAAATACATTAAAATTTTCACCTTTTTAGATAAAGCAACTATCGAATCCTTAATTGCAGAGCATCAAGTAGCGCCTCATTTGAGAGTCTTGCAAAGAAAACTAGCCGAAGAGGTAACTACTTTTGTACATTCAAAAGAGGAGTTAGACAAAGCAATTCAAGCGTCGAATATTCTTTTCGGAAACGCTTCGGCAACCGATTTGAAGCAATTGGACGAAGCCACTTTCTTAGAAGTTTTTGACGGAGTACCTCAGGCTGAAATTGCTAAAAGCGAAATCGAAAACGGATTGGATATTGTGACGGTTTTAAATGAAAAAACAGGTTTTTTTAAATCCAATGGAGAGGCGAGAAGAGCTTTAACTGCCAATTCTATTTCGGTAAACAAAGAAAAAATAACCGAAGCATACCAACTTTCAACTAACGATTTGATTAATAACCAGTTTGTGCTTTTGCAAAGTGGTAAGAAGAACTATTTTATTGTAAGGGTGAAGTAA
- a CDS encoding DUF4296 domain-containing protein, translating to MKKVVPFLAILTFLGCKEDVVKQPKHLIEKSKMVNIMYDLALLEAIKYQNPAVLDSNQIHPKQFIYKKYGVDSLQLAQNNVYYASDYKNYKIMYEEVVKRIEKDKNRAKALIKIEAKKKKFNEKKMKS from the coding sequence ATGAAAAAGGTAGTGCCATTTTTAGCGATTTTGACCTTTTTAGGGTGTAAAGAGGATGTTGTCAAACAACCAAAGCATCTTATTGAGAAATCAAAGATGGTGAACATTATGTATGATTTAGCTTTACTAGAAGCAATCAAGTATCAAAATCCTGCAGTGCTGGATTCTAATCAAATCCATCCCAAACAGTTTATTTATAAGAAATATGGGGTAGATAGTTTGCAATTAGCACAGAATAATGTGTACTACGCTTCCGATTATAAGAATTATAAAATTATGTACGAAGAAGTGGTAAAAAGAATTGAGAAAGATAAAAATAGAGCAAAGGCTTTAATCAAAATAGAAGCAAAAAAGAAAAAGTTCAACGAGAAAAAAATGAAAAGTTAG
- a CDS encoding deoxyguanosinetriphosphate triphosphohydrolase, whose product MNWEQLLSLRRQGDKGKRLRVEQDDTRLGFEVDYDRIIFSAAFRSLQDKTQVIPLSKTDFVHTRLTHSLEVSVVGRSLGRLVGKKILEKYPHLKEVHGYHMNDFGAIVAAASLAHDIGNPPFGHSGEKAIGEYFSIGKGQQYKDQLTPKQWQDLIDFEGNANGFSVLTANRPGIEGGLRISFATLGAFMKYPKESLPKKPTKNIADKKYGFFQSDKNFFEEVAADMGLIPNKSGKDIGFERHPLAYLVEAADDICYTIIDFEDGINLGLVQEEYALEYLIKLVKDSIDSAKYSTLNTKEDRISYLRALAIGSLINDAVRVFIENEEAILAGKFPYALMDKSKYKAQMDDIIKLSVKNIYQSREVIEKEIVGYQIIQTLLDKFISAMNNKFNGTASNYDQLILKMLPEKHNLEKENLYDRLLHICHYVSMLTDGNALELFETINGTKK is encoded by the coding sequence ATGAACTGGGAACAACTTTTATCATTAAGAAGACAAGGCGACAAAGGCAAAAGATTGCGTGTAGAACAAGACGACACTCGCTTAGGATTTGAAGTAGATTACGACCGTATCATCTTTTCGGCTGCATTTAGAAGTTTGCAAGATAAAACCCAAGTCATTCCACTTTCTAAAACCGATTTTGTTCACACCCGCTTGACACATAGTTTAGAAGTATCTGTAGTGGGGCGTTCATTAGGTCGATTGGTTGGAAAAAAAATACTAGAAAAATACCCACATTTAAAAGAAGTTCACGGCTACCACATGAATGATTTTGGGGCAATTGTTGCCGCTGCTTCATTGGCACACGATATCGGAAATCCGCCTTTTGGCCATTCGGGCGAAAAAGCTATTGGCGAATATTTCTCTATTGGGAAAGGTCAACAATACAAAGACCAACTCACTCCAAAACAATGGCAAGATTTAATCGATTTTGAAGGCAATGCTAACGGATTCTCAGTACTAACAGCCAACCGACCTGGAATAGAAGGAGGTTTACGAATTTCATTTGCAACCCTAGGTGCTTTTATGAAATACCCCAAAGAAAGTTTGCCTAAAAAGCCAACCAAAAATATTGCGGACAAAAAATACGGCTTCTTTCAAAGTGATAAAAATTTCTTCGAAGAAGTCGCAGCAGACATGGGGTTAATCCCTAATAAATCAGGAAAAGACATTGGATTTGAAAGACATCCTTTGGCGTATCTTGTGGAAGCGGCTGACGATATTTGTTACACCATTATTGATTTTGAAGACGGTATCAATTTAGGTTTAGTTCAGGAAGAATATGCCTTAGAATATTTAATCAAATTGGTTAAAGATTCAATTGACAGCGCTAAATACAGTACTTTAAATACAAAAGAAGACCGAATCAGTTATTTGAGAGCATTAGCCATCGGAAGTTTAATTAACGATGCCGTTCGCGTTTTTATTGAAAATGAAGAAGCCATTTTAGCTGGAAAATTCCCGTATGCTTTGATGGATAAAAGCAAGTACAAAGCACAAATGGACGACATTATCAAATTGAGTGTGAAAAATATTTATCAAAGTCGTGAAGTCATCGAAAAAGAAATTGTAGGTTACCAAATTATCCAAACCTTATTGGATAAATTCATTTCGGCAATGAACAATAAATTCAACGGAACAGCTTCAAATTACGACCAATTGATTTTAAAAATGCTACCCGAAAAACACAATTTAGAAAAAGAAAATCTATACGACCGATTGTTGCACATTTGCCATTACGTTTCGATGCTCACTGATGGGAATGCGTTGGAATTATTTGAAACTATAAACGGTACTAAGAAATAA
- a CDS encoding DUF3127 domain-containing protein — protein MEVTGRVKMIDQTKEVGSNGFRKRDIVVTTDEQYPQHILVQFVQDKCDLLNSYQVGDQVKIDINLRGREWTNQQGETSYFNTIQGWRIGKVQTEAPAAAPQTPPMPTAETFAPATNLNEDEPDDLPF, from the coding sequence ATGGAAGTTACAGGAAGAGTAAAAATGATTGACCAAACTAAAGAAGTGGGTTCAAATGGGTTCAGAAAAAGAGATATTGTTGTTACTACAGACGAACAATACCCACAACATATTTTGGTACAATTTGTTCAAGACAAATGTGACTTGCTAAACAGTTACCAAGTAGGTGACCAAGTAAAAATTGACATCAATTTGAGAGGTCGTGAATGGACAAATCAACAAGGGGAGACTTCTTACTTTAACACCATTCAAGGATGGAGAATTGGAAAAGTACAAACTGAAGCTCCTGCTGCAGCTCCACAAACTCCTCCTATGCCAACAGCAGAAACTTTTGCTCCAGCAACTAATTTAAATGAAGACGAACCAGACGATTTACCGTTTTAA
- a CDS encoding NAD-dependent epimerase/dehydratase family protein yields MILVTGGTGLVGAHLLLHLVEQGENVRAMYRTTNSVDKTKDLFSLYNKSHLFEKIEWVQGDILDIPTLEIAFQNIESVYHCAAMISFDPKDEDIIRKTNIEGTANIVNFCLAYRIKKMLFVSSIAALGDPTHTKTTISETTEWNPEKPHSDYAISKYGAEMEVWRGQQEGLDVVIVNPGIILGPGFPEQGSGKLFSAVAKGLSFYTLGTTGFIAVTDVVEASVQLMNSDVKNERFTLIENNYSFQEILNCIADCMQMKRPQWHATPFIMNLFWRMDWILTTLFFQKRKLSRASAKASYSKSNYDNSKIKKVLNTDFKPVKEYCNQILKI; encoded by the coding sequence ATGATTTTAGTTACAGGTGGAACTGGTTTAGTGGGTGCACATCTCTTACTCCATTTAGTGGAGCAAGGAGAAAATGTGCGCGCTATGTATCGAACAACAAATTCGGTTGATAAAACCAAAGATTTATTTTCGCTCTACAACAAATCTCATTTATTCGAAAAAATCGAGTGGGTCCAAGGAGATATTCTTGACATCCCGACTTTGGAAATAGCCTTTCAAAATATTGAATCCGTTTATCATTGTGCTGCGATGATTTCTTTTGACCCAAAAGACGAAGATATCATTCGGAAAACTAATATTGAAGGAACGGCTAACATCGTGAATTTTTGCTTGGCATACAGAATCAAAAAAATGCTATTTGTGAGTTCGATTGCTGCTTTAGGAGATCCAACGCACACCAAAACTACAATTTCAGAAACCACCGAATGGAATCCAGAAAAACCCCATAGCGATTATGCCATCTCAAAATATGGTGCCGAAATGGAGGTTTGGCGTGGGCAACAAGAAGGTTTAGATGTTGTCATTGTTAATCCGGGAATTATTTTAGGTCCAGGATTCCCTGAGCAAGGAAGTGGGAAACTGTTTTCGGCTGTTGCCAAAGGATTGTCTTTTTACACACTAGGAACAACAGGATTTATTGCAGTTACTGATGTGGTCGAAGCAAGTGTCCAGTTGATGAATAGCGACGTCAAAAACGAACGATTTACATTGATTGAAAACAATTATTCGTTTCAAGAAATTCTAAACTGTATTGCTGATTGCATGCAGATGAAACGTCCTCAATGGCATGCTACTCCATTTATAATGAATCTATTTTGGAGAATGGATTGGATTTTAACTACTCTTTTCTTTCAAAAAAGAAAACTGTCTCGAGCTAGTGCCAAAGCCTCGTATTCGAAAAGTAACTATGATAATTCTAAAATAAAAAAGGTTTTGAATACTGATTTTAAACCAGTTAAAGAATACTGCAATCAAATACTAAAAATATAA
- a CDS encoding SRPBCC domain-containing protein, which produces MSQLTVQATITAPVATVWECWTKPEHVTKWNFASPDWHCPKSTCVLEVNGEFHHIMAAKDGSFEFDFWGRFTQIEIEKQLQIELGDSRKVTVLFEAKTDQTTLITEHFEPENQNPLDLQEAGWQAILNNFKQYVETQL; this is translated from the coding sequence ATGTCACAATTAACTGTACAAGCCACTATAACTGCGCCAGTTGCAACAGTTTGGGAATGCTGGACAAAACCAGAACATGTTACAAAGTGGAATTTTGCTAGCCCTGATTGGCATTGCCCAAAATCAACATGTGTATTAGAAGTAAATGGAGAATTTCATCATATTATGGCTGCTAAAGACGGCTCATTTGAATTCGATTTTTGGGGCAGATTCACTCAAATTGAAATAGAAAAACAACTCCAAATCGAGTTAGGCGATTCTCGAAAAGTAACGGTTCTTTTTGAAGCTAAAACCGATCAAACCACATTGATTACAGAACATTTTGAACCAGAAAATCAAAATCCGTTAGATCTCCAAGAAGCAGGTTGGCAGGCAATATTGAATAATTTTAAGCAATATGTCGAAACTCAATTATAG
- a CDS encoding glycosyltransferase family 117 protein, which translates to MNKADFNFNKWNTILGWFAFAIALITYTLTVEPTMSFWDCGEYIATAAKLEVGHPPGAPLFQMIGAFFAMFAIDKEHIALMVNMTSVVSSAFTILFLFWSSSMILKKIIGSYNEINKDNSIVILGSSFVGALAYTFSDSFWFNAVEAEVYAMASLLIALLLWLGLRWEQEMNTPRGDRWLLIISLVIGLSFGVHFMALLTIPAIGFLYFFKNYKTVTVKNFIIANIVVVSILLFIFKMLLPLTMAFFGKTEIFMVNEMGLPFNSGTIFVTLLLIAFFYFGLRYTKQKGLVFYNTIILCTLFILIGFSTWMMLPIRANANTVINENKPSDAAEVLAYYNREQYGVNPLFYGPQYTETFSGLDKERPYLDKAPNYERNYTTGKYDITNNFKNAEQNSDDNQKTILPRLWSTEHIENYINFTHPPEFKINYDYPFEEDLAKYGIDANKLTEEEYNKAIAQLKGEIEKVVTEFRQAYAQKQIDNDGYVAFLRNYGDYLIIEKPTTADNFSFMFEYQFGYMYWRYLMWNFVGRQNDIQGRYDNLNGNWISGIPFMDSLHLGSQDNLPSDVLNNKGRNVYFFLPFILGLIGLMYHASKDRKSFYVLLSLFLFTGIALKIYLNERPFEPRERDYALVGSFYVFAIWIGFGVYSLYESARNYLTPRVAGPVFIIGSLLAAPVLMAAQNWDDHDRSDRYTAVAMAKAYLNSCDKNAILFTIGDNDTFPLWYAQEIEKYRTDVKIVNTSLFMTDWYIDQMKMKSYESNPLPISFNHNEYVGDKLDYVAHIPKIETRWDVKDFIAFIKNPKSTVEMQNGQIIHFYPTNKIRIPIDKNTIIKNKVVSPQYNDSIVSAIDIDIKGSAIYKNRLMMLDLVANNNWKRPIYFSGGAFDSDDYLWMKEYLQLEGMVYKLVPVRTPLDKDASQIDMGQIDSEIMYNKVMQWDWGNSESNTIYHDPETRRNSITYRMNLSRLMEQLIKDGKKDKAKKVIDLAMTKMPVDKFDYYSLVDPFAKGYYEVGEKTKARQLLVQLSKKYTENLDYYGQLSASEQIDIASEIITDIERYRGLLDIMKESGDTVFYNQSKKTFNTYISVFERFGRKKE; encoded by the coding sequence ATGAATAAGGCCGATTTCAATTTTAATAAATGGAATACTATTTTAGGTTGGTTTGCGTTTGCGATAGCATTAATAACCTACACCCTTACCGTTGAACCAACGATGAGTTTCTGGGATTGTGGAGAATATATTGCTACTGCCGCAAAATTAGAAGTAGGCCACCCACCTGGAGCACCTTTATTTCAAATGATTGGGGCATTCTTTGCCATGTTTGCTATTGACAAAGAACATATTGCCTTGATGGTTAATATGACCTCGGTCGTTTCGAGTGCATTTACCATTCTATTCTTATTTTGGTCTTCTAGTATGATTTTGAAAAAAATCATCGGCTCGTATAATGAAATCAACAAAGACAACTCAATTGTTATTCTTGGAAGTTCATTCGTAGGTGCTTTAGCTTATACTTTTTCAGATAGTTTTTGGTTCAATGCTGTGGAGGCCGAAGTATATGCTATGGCTTCTTTGCTAATTGCCTTGCTGCTTTGGTTAGGCTTGCGTTGGGAACAAGAAATGAATACCCCAAGAGGAGACAGATGGTTATTAATTATTTCGCTGGTGATTGGACTTTCTTTTGGAGTTCACTTTATGGCTTTATTGACCATACCTGCGATTGGATTTTTATATTTTTTCAAAAATTACAAAACGGTTACCGTTAAAAATTTCATTATAGCTAACATTGTAGTTGTTTCTATATTGTTGTTTATCTTTAAAATGCTATTGCCTTTAACCATGGCGTTTTTTGGTAAAACAGAGATTTTCATGGTCAACGAAATGGGACTGCCTTTCAACTCAGGAACCATTTTCGTAACCCTTTTATTAATTGCGTTTTTCTATTTTGGATTGCGTTATACCAAACAGAAAGGATTAGTTTTTTATAACACAATTATACTTTGTACATTGTTCATTTTAATAGGATTCTCTACTTGGATGATGTTGCCTATTCGTGCCAATGCTAATACTGTAATTAACGAAAATAAACCATCGGATGCTGCCGAAGTTCTTGCTTATTATAATAGAGAACAATATGGTGTAAATCCGCTTTTCTATGGTCCACAATATACAGAAACATTTAGCGGATTAGATAAAGAAAGACCTTATTTAGACAAAGCGCCTAACTATGAGCGAAACTATACCACTGGCAAATACGATATCACAAATAATTTTAAAAATGCTGAACAAAATAGCGATGATAATCAAAAAACTATTTTGCCTCGATTGTGGAGCACTGAGCATATTGAAAACTATATCAACTTTACCCATCCACCAGAATTCAAAATTAATTACGACTACCCTTTTGAAGAAGATTTAGCCAAATATGGAATCGATGCTAATAAACTAACCGAAGAAGAATACAATAAGGCGATTGCACAACTCAAAGGGGAGATTGAGAAAGTGGTTACTGAATTCAGACAAGCCTATGCGCAAAAACAAATTGACAATGATGGGTATGTAGCTTTCTTACGAAATTACGGCGACTATTTAATCATTGAAAAACCAACTACAGCAGACAATTTTAGCTTCATGTTTGAATACCAATTTGGGTACATGTACTGGAGGTATTTGATGTGGAATTTTGTAGGTCGTCAAAATGACATTCAAGGACGATACGACAATTTAAACGGAAACTGGATTAGTGGCATTCCGTTTATGGATAGTTTACACTTGGGTTCTCAAGACAATTTACCTTCAGATGTTTTAAATAACAAAGGTCGCAATGTATATTTCTTCTTACCTTTTATTTTAGGATTGATTGGTTTAATGTACCACGCAAGCAAAGATCGAAAAAGTTTTTATGTATTGCTTTCTTTATTTCTATTTACAGGAATTGCCTTAAAAATTTACTTGAACGAAAGACCTTTTGAGCCTCGTGAACGAGATTATGCACTAGTTGGATCTTTCTATGTATTTGCAATTTGGATTGGATTTGGTGTATATTCTCTCTATGAAAGTGCTAGAAACTACTTAACCCCAAGAGTTGCAGGACCTGTTTTTATTATAGGAAGTTTGCTAGCAGCTCCAGTACTTATGGCTGCGCAAAACTGGGATGACCATGATCGTTCAGACCGATACACTGCAGTAGCTATGGCTAAAGCGTATCTAAATTCATGCGATAAAAACGCTATTTTATTTACTATTGGAGATAATGACACCTTCCCTCTCTGGTATGCTCAAGAAATAGAAAAATACCGTACCGATGTAAAAATTGTCAACACAAGTCTTTTTATGACCGATTGGTATATTGACCAAATGAAAATGAAAAGCTATGAGTCTAATCCTCTTCCTATTTCATTCAATCATAATGAATATGTGGGTGACAAATTGGATTATGTAGCACATATCCCAAAAATTGAGACTAGATGGGATGTGAAAGACTTTATTGCCTTTATCAAAAATCCAAAATCAACAGTAGAGATGCAAAATGGACAAATCATTCATTTTTATCCAACAAATAAAATCAGAATTCCTATTGACAAAAACACCATTATTAAGAATAAAGTGGTGAGTCCACAGTATAACGATTCTATTGTTTCGGCTATTGACATCGACATCAAGGGAAGTGCTATTTACAAAAACCGACTAATGATGTTGGATCTTGTTGCTAATAATAATTGGAAAAGACCCATCTATTTTAGCGGAGGTGCTTTTGATAGTGACGACTACCTTTGGATGAAAGAATACCTTCAATTGGAAGGAATGGTTTATAAACTAGTTCCTGTTAGAACACCTTTAGACAAAGATGCTAGCCAAATTGATATGGGACAAATTGACTCCGAAATTATGTACAACAAAGTAATGCAATGGGATTGGGGTAACAGTGAAAGTAATACAATATACCACGACCCTGAAACCCGAAGAAATAGTATTACTTACCGCATGAATTTATCTCGACTAATGGAGCAACTCATCAAGGATGGTAAAAAAGACAAGGCAAAAAAAGTGATTGATCTTGCTATGACTAAAATGCCAGTTGATAAATTTGATTATTATTCTTTAGTTGATCCCTTTGCCAAAGGATATTACGAAGTGGGTGAAAAAACTAAGGCAAGACAACTACTTGTGCAATTAAGTAAAAAATACACCGAAAATCTTGATTATTACGGCCAATTATCTGCTTCTGAGCAAATAGATATTGCTTCAGAAATAATCACTGATATTGAACGCTACAGAGGGTTACTTGATATTATGAAGGAAAGTGGCGACACCGTATTTTATAATCAATCCAAAAAAACATTCAACACTTATATTAGTGTCTTTGAACGTTTTGGACGAAAAAAAGAATAA